In the genome of Shewanella glacialimarina, one region contains:
- a CDS encoding SulP family inorganic anion transporter, whose protein sequence is MFDIIRHKTASSKADILSGLTVALALIPEAVAFAFVAHVEPMVGLYAAFIMGLITAVIGGRPGMISGATGAMAVVMVSLVVEHGVQYLFAAVVLAGIIQISAGVFKLGKFIRIVPYPVMIGFVNGLAIVIFLAQLGQFKVKDAAGNMVWLAQEPMMIMVGLILLTMAIIHFLPKITTAIPSSLVAILTVTAIVVGLEMDTRNVLDFLKTMSGNDAATIAGSLPSFSIPSVPFNFETFYIILPYACILAAVGLIESLLTLTVIDEMTNTRGKGNKECVGQGVGNITSGFFGAMGGCAMIGQSMININSGGRGRLSGITAALALLAFILFGSAFIEIIPLAALVGVMFIVVLGTFEWASFKVMRKVPKHDAFVIVLVTTVTVFTDLAFAVFVGVIVSALVFAWEHAKHINVEISEDANGCKVYRLNGPLFFGSVAHFLELFDAENDTQDVIVDFQNSRVADHSALEAIDTLAERYVNAGKRLHLRHLSQDCIALLHKAGDLVEVNLIEDPHYKVADDKLD, encoded by the coding sequence ATGTTCGATATTATTCGTCATAAAACTGCCAGCAGTAAGGCAGATATTCTATCAGGCTTAACCGTTGCACTTGCGCTGATCCCTGAAGCTGTAGCGTTTGCATTTGTTGCACATGTTGAGCCAATGGTCGGGTTATATGCGGCATTCATCATGGGCTTAATAACAGCTGTTATCGGTGGCCGTCCAGGAATGATCTCTGGTGCAACGGGAGCTATGGCTGTTGTAATGGTGTCATTAGTCGTAGAACACGGGGTACAGTATTTATTTGCAGCTGTGGTACTTGCGGGTATTATCCAAATTTCAGCGGGTGTCTTTAAACTTGGCAAATTCATCCGAATTGTGCCTTATCCTGTCATGATAGGGTTTGTAAATGGCTTGGCTATTGTTATCTTCTTAGCGCAACTTGGACAATTTAAAGTCAAAGATGCTGCCGGTAATATGGTGTGGTTGGCACAAGAACCTATGATGATCATGGTTGGCTTAATTTTATTAACCATGGCCATTATCCATTTCTTACCAAAAATAACCACAGCAATACCGTCTTCATTAGTCGCCATCTTAACCGTCACTGCAATTGTTGTTGGTTTAGAGATGGATACTCGTAATGTTTTAGACTTCTTGAAAACCATGAGTGGTAACGATGCTGCCACTATTGCAGGTTCCTTACCTAGTTTCTCAATTCCTAGCGTACCTTTCAATTTTGAAACCTTTTATATCATTTTACCTTATGCCTGTATTTTAGCGGCAGTGGGTTTAATTGAATCACTGTTGACACTAACCGTCATTGATGAAATGACTAATACCCGTGGTAAAGGTAATAAAGAGTGCGTAGGTCAAGGTGTTGGTAATATTACCAGTGGCTTCTTCGGTGCTATGGGTGGCTGTGCCATGATTGGTCAATCAATGATCAACATTAACTCAGGTGGACGTGGGCGCTTATCTGGCATTACAGCAGCACTTGCTCTGTTGGCATTTATTCTATTTGGCTCTGCATTCATCGAAATTATCCCATTGGCAGCGCTAGTTGGGGTAATGTTTATTGTGGTACTGGGTACGTTTGAATGGGCAAGCTTTAAGGTAATGCGTAAAGTACCTAAACATGATGCTTTCGTTATTGTACTCGTAACAACGGTAACCGTATTTACTGACTTAGCTTTTGCGGTATTTGTCGGTGTTATTGTCTCGGCGTTAGTGTTTGCTTGGGAACATGCCAAACATATCAATGTTGAGATCAGTGAAGATGCCAATGGCTGCAAAGTTTACCGCTTAAATGGCCCACTGTTTTTTGGCTCTGTCGCTCATTTTCTTGAACTGTTTGATGCAGAAAATGATACTCAAGATGTGATTGTCGATTTTCAAAACTCACGGGTTGCTGACCACTCTGCACTAGAAGCGATTGATACCTTAGCAGAACGTTATGTTAATGCCGGTAAGCGTCTGCATTTAAGACATTTAAGCCAAGACTGTATCGCTTTACTGCATAAAGCTGGCGACTTAGTTGAAGTTAATTTAATTGAAGATCCACATTATAAAGTAGCTGATGACAAATTAGATTAA
- a CDS encoding HAD-IA family hydrolase produces the protein MALQHKYDLVIFDWDGTLMDSIGAIVSCMQAAAHDLSIEVPSERAIRDLIGLSLPKILNILFIDLVHLHEDIVSRYRHHFLSANTVSPLFEGSELLLKQLFIHGYTLAIATGKGRPGLDRVLALSGMGHYFAASRCADEMKSKPDPMMIDSLLAHFNVPAYRAVMIGDSVHDLHMANNAGVAAIGVSYGANLVEQLQTANPLAIVDSVAELVHYL, from the coding sequence ATGGCGTTGCAACATAAATATGATTTAGTTATTTTTGATTGGGATGGCACCTTAATGGATTCCATCGGGGCCATTGTGAGCTGCATGCAAGCCGCGGCTCATGATCTTAGTATTGAGGTGCCAAGTGAACGTGCTATTCGCGACTTGATAGGCCTTTCATTACCCAAAATACTGAATATTTTATTCATTGATTTAGTTCATCTGCATGAAGATATTGTTAGTCGTTATAGACACCATTTCTTATCAGCTAATACAGTTAGCCCATTATTCGAGGGTAGTGAACTGTTATTAAAGCAGCTTTTTATCCATGGTTACACATTAGCGATTGCCACAGGTAAAGGCCGCCCGGGCTTGGACAGGGTATTAGCGCTCAGTGGTATGGGGCATTATTTTGCTGCGAGTCGTTGTGCTGACGAAATGAAAAGTAAACCTGATCCTATGATGATTGATTCTCTGCTTGCACATTTTAATGTGCCCGCCTATCGAGCTGTGATGATTGGGGATTCGGTTCATGATTTGCATATGGCTAATAATGCCGGCGTAGCCGCTATTGGAGTAAGTTATGGTGCTAATTTGGTTGAACAACTGCAAACAGCCAATCCATTAGCCATTGTCGATAGTGTCGCTGAATTAGTTCATTACCTTTAA
- the plsX gene encoding phosphate acyltransferase PlsX gives MTNLTLALDAMGGDHGPHVTVPAALQALKSNSSIHIILIGNQAEIEPFLSLADPAILSRIERIHTTEVVTMDDRPVHALRTRKNSSMRVALEQVRDGKAEACISAGNTGALMAMAKVLLKTLPGIDRPALVSCLPTVTGKPVYLLDLGANVACDSETLFQFAVMGSVLCEAVHKKSRPKVALLNVGIEEIKGNDQVQQAGRLLQHTDQLNYVGFVEGDEIYTGNLDVIVCDGFVGNITLKTSEGIAKLLVHQLKRGLNSGIFVRLLSKLIAPRIQAVLSKMNPDHYNGASLIGLRGIVVKSHGNADEAAYLQAINLAATEAKRRLPEMINDRLESILLDINS, from the coding sequence ATGACGAATCTGACGCTCGCGTTAGATGCGATGGGGGGTGATCATGGTCCCCACGTCACAGTGCCTGCAGCCTTGCAGGCACTTAAATCTAATTCCTCTATACATATTATTCTTATCGGCAATCAAGCTGAAATTGAACCATTTCTCTCTCTAGCTGACCCAGCTATTTTATCTCGAATTGAACGAATCCATACTACAGAAGTAGTGACTATGGATGATAGACCTGTACATGCTTTACGTACTCGTAAAAATAGTTCAATGCGCGTTGCCCTAGAACAAGTCAGAGATGGAAAAGCTGAAGCTTGTATTAGTGCAGGCAATACTGGTGCGTTAATGGCAATGGCAAAAGTGCTGTTGAAAACCCTACCTGGCATTGACCGGCCGGCTCTAGTGTCGTGTTTACCGACGGTAACGGGTAAGCCCGTTTATTTGTTAGACTTAGGCGCTAATGTCGCATGTGATTCAGAAACCTTATTTCAGTTTGCGGTTATGGGCTCGGTGTTGTGCGAAGCGGTGCATAAAAAATCTCGTCCTAAAGTGGCTTTATTAAATGTCGGCATAGAAGAGATTAAAGGTAACGATCAAGTACAACAAGCCGGACGTCTTCTGCAACACACAGATCAACTCAATTATGTTGGTTTCGTCGAAGGTGATGAAATCTACACCGGCAATTTAGATGTAATAGTGTGCGACGGTTTTGTCGGCAACATTACTTTAAAAACCTCAGAAGGTATTGCCAAGCTTTTAGTTCACCAGTTAAAACGTGGTTTAAATAGCGGTATATTTGTTCGTTTATTATCCAAACTCATCGCGCCACGCATACAAGCTGTACTCAGTAAGATGAACCCCGACCACTATAACGGTGCAAGTCTGATAGGATTGCGCGGAATAGTAGTAAAGAGTCATGGAAACGCTGATGAAGCTGCCTATCTACAAGCCATTAATTTAGCAGCAACTGAAGCGAAACGTCGTCTTCCTGAAATGATCAATGATCGTTTGGAGTCGATTCTTTTAGACATCAATAGCTGA
- a CDS encoding bifunctional methionine sulfoxide reductase B/A protein, translated as MQVLTEFEKFVIEQKGTERPFSGEYVNHDAAGLYCCKKCLAPLYKSEHKFNAHCGWPAFDDEIAGAVDRTIDADGQRVEITCHQCGGHLGHVFEGERLTDKNTRHCVNSVSMVFKSTSTLDDESSNASVPVLEQATFGAGCFWCIEAIFMALKGVDSVQSGYAGGEEKQANYDAVCSGRTGHAEVVHISFNPTIISFEELLEILFKSHNPTTLNQQGNDKGPQYRSVIFAHTAAQVDSANKMIDALQQAQIWPDPIVTEVVAFDVFYPAENYHNDYFAKHGEQPYCQLVVKPKFDKFKTLFADKLKSTI; from the coding sequence ATGCAAGTATTAACTGAATTTGAAAAGTTTGTCATTGAGCAAAAAGGCACTGAAAGGCCTTTTTCAGGTGAATATGTTAATCACGATGCTGCAGGTCTATATTGTTGTAAAAAATGTTTAGCGCCATTATACAAAAGTGAACATAAGTTTAATGCCCACTGTGGTTGGCCAGCTTTTGACGATGAAATTGCAGGTGCCGTTGATCGCACAATCGATGCTGATGGGCAAAGAGTAGAGATAACCTGTCATCAATGTGGCGGGCACTTAGGTCATGTTTTTGAAGGGGAGCGATTAACCGATAAAAATACTCGTCATTGTGTTAACTCTGTTTCCATGGTGTTTAAATCAACCTCAACTTTAGATGATGAGTCGAGCAATGCTTCAGTGCCTGTGTTAGAGCAAGCTACTTTTGGTGCGGGTTGTTTTTGGTGTATCGAAGCGATATTTATGGCGCTTAAGGGGGTTGATAGCGTGCAATCTGGTTATGCTGGTGGAGAGGAGAAACAGGCAAATTATGATGCCGTTTGCTCCGGTAGAACAGGTCATGCAGAAGTGGTGCATATCAGCTTTAACCCCACTATTATCAGTTTTGAAGAGCTATTAGAGATATTGTTTAAAAGCCATAATCCGACAACATTGAATCAACAGGGTAATGATAAAGGTCCGCAATATCGCTCTGTTATTTTTGCGCACACAGCAGCTCAAGTAGACAGCGCCAATAAAATGATTGATGCGTTACAGCAAGCGCAAATCTGGCCTGATCCTATTGTGACTGAAGTGGTCGCTTTTGATGTATTTTATCCTGCAGAAAACTATCACAATGATTATTTTGCTAAACATGGTGAACAACCTTATTGTCAACTGGTAGTAAAGCCTAAATTTGATAAGTTTAAGACACTGTTTGCGGACAAATTGAAGTCAACAATTTAA
- a CDS encoding Maf family protein has protein sequence MPIKLILASTSVYRQQLLSKLNYPFTAINPNIDESPLTDETAIQLVERLARQKALAGSALIAADTSSQHNKHSNIVIGSDQVALINGDIVGKPHTAENAIKQLTQASGQAITFYTGLAVYCADTKVMHSCVEPFTVHFRQLTEAQIRYYVNTEQPLYCAGSFKSEGLGIALFDKLEGDDPNTLIGLPLIKLIDLLALQGIDVLA, from the coding sequence ATGCCTATAAAGTTAATTTTAGCCTCGACATCCGTTTACCGTCAGCAACTATTATCTAAATTAAATTATCCATTTACTGCTATTAACCCCAATATTGATGAATCACCACTAACAGATGAAACAGCAATACAGTTGGTTGAGCGTCTAGCACGGCAAAAAGCATTGGCGGGCAGTGCATTAATCGCTGCGGACACATCATCACAACACAATAAGCATAGCAATATCGTTATTGGCTCTGATCAAGTGGCACTTATAAATGGTGACATAGTGGGTAAACCCCACACGGCTGAAAATGCGATTAAGCAACTCACTCAAGCTTCAGGTCAAGCGATAACCTTTTATACTGGACTTGCGGTTTATTGCGCTGATACCAAAGTAATGCACAGTTGTGTTGAACCTTTTACGGTTCACTTCAGACAGTTAACAGAGGCTCAAATTCGCTATTACGTAAATACAGAACAGCCGCTTTACTGCGCTGGTAGTTTCAAAAGTGAGGGATTAGGCATTGCACTGTTTGACAAGCTTGAAGGCGACGATCCCAATACACTTATTGGCTTACCACTCATAAAGCTTATTGATTTATTAGCATTGCAAGGTATTGATGTATTGGCATAG
- the rluC gene encoding 23S rRNA pseudouridine(955/2504/2580) synthase RluC, whose product MNTETTPQVHFVTIDEDNVEQRIDNFLLTKLKGVPKSMIYRIVRKGEVRVNKKRIKPEYKLQIDDVVRIPPVRVAEKDNRTAPSPNLSRVSQLEERIIHEDKFLIVLNKPAGIAVHGGSGVDYGVIEGLRSLRPQQKFLELVHRLDKDTSGVLLVAKKRSALKHLHEQLRSKTMQKDYLALVRGDWQAKDKVIKAPLLKITLKSGERIVRVNPEGKECETRYRIMQRFDGATLVKASPVTGRTHQIRVHCQFAGHAIACDDKYSEQKFDDSMRAIGLNRLFLHAAELKFTHPETDTTMQVSAPLDDVLLKTLEKLNKI is encoded by the coding sequence ATGAATACTGAAACTACCCCCCAAGTTCACTTCGTCACCATAGACGAAGATAATGTTGAACAACGAATTGATAATTTTCTATTAACTAAGCTTAAAGGCGTTCCTAAAAGCATGATTTATCGAATCGTGCGAAAAGGTGAGGTCAGAGTTAATAAGAAGCGAATTAAACCTGAGTATAAACTTCAAATAGATGATGTTGTTCGTATTCCGCCGGTTAGAGTGGCAGAAAAAGATAATCGTACAGCACCGTCACCTAATTTATCCAGAGTCTCTCAGTTAGAAGAGCGAATTATTCATGAAGATAAGTTTCTTATCGTATTGAATAAACCCGCTGGAATCGCTGTACATGGTGGCAGTGGGGTTGATTACGGTGTGATCGAAGGTTTGCGTTCGCTACGACCTCAACAAAAGTTTTTAGAGCTGGTACATCGCTTAGATAAAGATACCTCAGGGGTCTTATTGGTGGCTAAAAAACGCAGCGCGTTAAAACACCTACATGAGCAGCTACGCAGCAAAACAATGCAAAAAGATTATTTAGCATTAGTACGTGGCGATTGGCAGGCAAAAGACAAAGTCATAAAAGCTCCCTTGTTAAAAATTACCTTAAAATCTGGTGAGCGTATAGTGAGGGTCAATCCGGAAGGAAAGGAATGCGAAACGCGATACCGGATTATGCAGCGCTTTGACGGCGCAACGTTAGTAAAAGCAAGCCCAGTGACGGGTCGAACTCATCAGATCCGAGTTCACTGTCAATTTGCTGGTCATGCTATTGCCTGCGATGATAAGTATAGCGAGCAAAAATTTGACGACAGCATGCGTGCTATAGGTTTAAACCGCTTATTTTTACATGCAGCAGAATTGAAGTTTACCCATCCTGAAACCGATACCACAATGCAGGTTAGTGCGCCGTTGGATGATGTGTTGTTAAAAACGCTAGAAAAACTGAACAAGATTTAA
- the rne gene encoding ribonuclease E, producing the protein MKRMLINATQSEELRVALVDGQQLYDLDIESPGHEQKKSNIYKGKITRVEPSLEAAFVDYGADRHGFLPLKEIAREYFPKGYSFQGRPNIKEVVQEGQEVIVQIDKEERGNKGAALTTFISLAGSYLVLMPNNPRAGGISRRIEGDERTELKEAMSELEVPHGMGLIVRTAGVGKESTELKWDLKVLQHHWDAIQEASKTKGAPFLIHQESNVIVRAIRDYLRRDVGEILIDHPRIYEEAKLHIGLVRPDFLERVKMYDSEVPLFTHFQIESQIESAFQREVRLPSGGSIVIDPTEALTSIDINSARATKGGDIEETALNTNLEAADEIARQLRLRDLGGLVVIDFIDMTPVRHQREVENRMRDAVHHDRARVQLGRISRFGLMEMSRQRLRPSLEESAAHLCPRCHGQGTIRSTESLALSILRLMEEEAIKEHTTQIEAIVPVDVAAFLLNEKRKAIRITEERHGVEVYVIPDAHMQTPEYRVIRRKNDDEITESSFKRVEAPKSELYEPRKLERTLAPEPALKGFAAPQKTVEEPKAAPVKPVVAATPGLFSRITSAISAFFSSDETETKEKPVVKPAVTQDKTNPRRSRRNDSGDNRNESRNDSRNDTRRKRNDKDSTTTDSKNTRGRNKPTRDKDDTKTVSKPEPVAKPVVSDDKPTKTVAAEKTPKQEAARERRQRRNMRRKVRIENEQTNDETVLATNLGTTPNETMPADSTKDVRSDVNNVETAELVATVNTEDKANSEVNHSDKDSKPVRKRQPRKEKPADNQSATVEQATTSATEETAEFKVDTSVAATAETSVPAITATAAVAVTMPADETVNVTETDESDDDKREGQRRSRRSPRHLRAAGQRRRRDDDEGASSDTAPVFTPVDELDRQLTEELAQTQAATAADVNQPTKAEPVLESKAANTSVAEVKVEASAESTRVEAVQTAPIVESKVEVETKAETENKVVEVTTEKTVSVTSETLPVVEAAVKAEVTKEAEVITPVKDVQSTSTEAKPTKAAVNAPMAKPATIVRKVVEKAVEPKSEQTKAEVVVPSKPASNSRFGSMVSSTTTKPTVEVREQQAIPQGKSYAETDKPAAAKSNFANSATAEMTKPQS; encoded by the coding sequence ATGAAACGTATGTTAATTAATGCAACTCAATCTGAAGAGTTGCGTGTCGCCCTAGTAGATGGGCAACAATTGTATGATCTGGACATTGAAAGCCCAGGCCATGAACAAAAAAAATCAAATATTTACAAAGGTAAAATCACCCGCGTAGAACCCTCTTTAGAAGCAGCATTTGTTGACTATGGCGCTGATCGTCATGGTTTTCTTCCGTTAAAAGAAATTGCCCGCGAATACTTCCCTAAAGGTTACTCTTTTCAAGGTCGTCCTAACATCAAAGAAGTGGTGCAGGAAGGTCAAGAAGTTATCGTTCAAATCGATAAAGAAGAGCGTGGCAATAAAGGTGCAGCCTTAACAACCTTTATCAGTCTTGCGGGTTCTTATTTAGTATTAATGCCAAACAACCCGCGCGCGGGTGGCATCTCTCGTCGCATTGAAGGTGATGAGCGTACTGAATTAAAAGAAGCGATGTCTGAACTTGAAGTGCCACATGGCATGGGCTTAATTGTTCGTACTGCTGGTGTAGGTAAAGAGTCAACAGAATTGAAGTGGGACTTAAAAGTCTTACAACATCACTGGGATGCCATTCAAGAAGCGTCTAAAACTAAAGGTGCTCCTTTCTTAATTCATCAAGAAAGTAATGTTATTGTTCGCGCAATTCGTGACTATTTACGTCGTGATGTCGGTGAAATTCTCATCGATCACCCACGTATTTATGAAGAAGCTAAATTACATATTGGCTTAGTTCGTCCTGATTTTCTTGAACGCGTCAAAATGTACGATTCTGAAGTGCCATTATTTACCCATTTCCAAATCGAATCTCAAATAGAATCTGCTTTCCAGCGTGAAGTTCGTTTACCCTCTGGTGGTTCAATTGTTATTGACCCAACAGAAGCATTAACCTCTATCGATATTAACTCTGCCCGTGCCACTAAAGGCGGTGATATCGAAGAAACGGCATTAAATACTAACCTTGAAGCCGCAGATGAAATTGCCCGTCAATTACGTTTACGTGATTTAGGTGGATTAGTGGTTATCGACTTTATTGACATGACACCTGTTCGTCATCAACGTGAAGTTGAAAATCGCATGCGTGATGCAGTGCATCATGACCGTGCTCGTGTGCAATTAGGTCGTATTTCACGTTTTGGTCTGATGGAAATGTCGCGTCAGCGCTTACGTCCTTCTTTAGAAGAGTCTGCTGCACATTTATGTCCTCGCTGTCATGGCCAAGGTACTATCCGTAGTACAGAATCTTTAGCATTATCGATTTTACGCTTAATGGAAGAAGAAGCCATTAAAGAGCATACCACTCAAATCGAAGCCATTGTTCCAGTTGATGTTGCAGCGTTTTTACTTAACGAAAAACGTAAAGCCATTCGCATTACCGAAGAACGTCATGGTGTAGAAGTGTATGTTATTCCTGATGCGCACATGCAAACACCTGAATATCGAGTGATCCGCCGTAAAAATGATGATGAAATCACCGAGTCAAGCTTTAAGCGCGTTGAAGCACCTAAATCAGAATTGTACGAGCCACGTAAATTAGAGCGTACCTTAGCACCAGAGCCAGCTTTAAAAGGTTTTGCTGCACCGCAAAAAACCGTTGAAGAGCCTAAAGCTGCTCCAGTTAAGCCTGTAGTTGCTGCTACACCTGGTTTATTCAGCCGCATTACATCTGCAATTAGTGCTTTCTTTAGCAGTGATGAAACTGAAACAAAAGAAAAGCCTGTAGTTAAGCCTGCAGTAACACAAGATAAAACTAACCCTCGTCGCAGCCGTCGTAATGATAGTGGTGATAATCGTAATGAAAGTCGCAATGACAGCCGTAACGATACTCGTCGTAAACGTAACGATAAAGATTCAACTACAACTGATAGCAAAAATACTCGTGGCCGTAATAAGCCTACTCGTGACAAAGATGACACTAAAACTGTCAGCAAACCAGAACCTGTTGCGAAGCCAGTAGTCAGTGACGATAAACCGACTAAAACTGTTGCGGCTGAAAAAACACCTAAACAGGAAGCCGCTCGTGAACGTCGTCAGCGCCGTAATATGCGTAGAAAAGTACGCATTGAGAATGAGCAAACTAATGACGAAACAGTTTTAGCCACTAATTTAGGTACTACGCCTAATGAAACCATGCCAGCGGATTCAACCAAAGATGTGCGAAGTGATGTTAACAATGTTGAGACTGCTGAATTAGTTGCTACTGTTAATACTGAAGATAAAGCTAATTCTGAAGTTAACCACTCAGATAAAGACAGTAAGCCTGTGCGTAAGCGTCAGCCTCGTAAAGAAAAGCCTGCTGATAACCAATCAGCGACAGTTGAACAAGCTACAACCTCAGCAACTGAAGAAACAGCTGAGTTTAAAGTAGACACTAGTGTTGCAGCAACAGCAGAAACTTCAGTACCGGCTATAACTGCAACTGCAGCAGTTGCTGTAACTATGCCAGCAGATGAAACGGTTAACGTGACTGAAACTGATGAGTCTGATGATGATAAACGTGAAGGTCAGCGTCGCAGCCGCCGCAGTCCTCGTCATCTTCGTGCAGCAGGTCAACGCCGCCGCCGTGATGATGACGAAGGTGCTTCTTCTGATACCGCGCCAGTGTTCACACCTGTTGATGAACTTGATAGACAGTTAACTGAAGAACTAGCACAAACTCAGGCTGCTACCGCAGCCGACGTTAATCAACCTACCAAGGCTGAACCAGTGTTAGAGAGTAAAGCTGCTAACACATCAGTTGCTGAGGTGAAAGTAGAAGCATCAGCTGAATCAACAAGGGTTGAAGCAGTACAAACTGCTCCTATCGTTGAAAGTAAAGTTGAAGTTGAGACTAAAGCCGAAACCGAAAATAAAGTGGTTGAAGTTACTACTGAAAAAACGGTATCAGTTACATCTGAGACGCTACCAGTTGTTGAAGCTGCGGTAAAAGCTGAAGTAACTAAAGAAGCTGAAGTTATTACACCCGTAAAAGACGTGCAGTCAACATCAACGGAAGCAAAGCCAACCAAAGCCGCAGTTAACGCGCCTATGGCAAAGCCGGCCACAATAGTGCGTAAAGTGGTTGAGAAAGCTGTAGAGCCGAAATCTGAGCAAACCAAAGCAGAAGTTGTTGTGCCATCAAAACCTGCCAGCAATAGTCGTTTTGGTTCAATGGTAAGTTCAACTACAACTAAGCCTACGGTTGAAGTTCGTGAGCAGCAAGCTATACCTCAAGGTAAAAGCTACGCTGAAACAGACAAGCCAGCTGCAGCAAAATCAAATTTTGCTAATAGCGCAACTGCTGAGATGACTAAACCACAGTCATAA
- the yceD gene encoding 23S rRNA accumulation protein YceD: protein MQTVKIPVSIDPFRAASSSLRYNGIVPGKLNKRLNELCAGDCSDVVVSLECGVDLQGIVYLRGKAVTELTLLCQRCMTQYTTEVTVEFCFSPCKNETEIDELPDAYDPIECNDIGEVRLHQLIEDELIVAMPIIPVHEDSDCSLGSKDIVVGEIDPAHEERPNPFAVLQKLKSK from the coding sequence ATGCAAACAGTAAAGATACCGGTTTCAATTGATCCTTTTCGCGCCGCCAGTAGCAGCCTTCGTTATAATGGCATAGTTCCTGGTAAGCTGAATAAGCGATTAAATGAGTTATGTGCCGGCGACTGTTCCGACGTAGTTGTGTCGTTGGAATGTGGTGTCGACTTACAGGGGATAGTCTACCTTCGCGGGAAGGCTGTGACGGAGCTCACTCTGCTATGTCAACGTTGCATGACACAATATACTACTGAGGTTACGGTCGAGTTTTGTTTCAGTCCTTGTAAGAATGAAACAGAAATCGATGAGCTCCCGGATGCGTATGACCCAATTGAGTGTAATGATATTGGTGAAGTACGTCTGCATCAATTGATTGAAGATGAATTGATAGTCGCTATGCCGATTATCCCAGTGCATGAAGATTCTGATTGCAGTTTGGGATCGAAAGATATAGTTGTAGGCGAGATCGACCCCGCTCATGAGGAGCGTCCAAATCCGTTTGCAGTGTTACAAAAACTGAAGAGCAAGTAA
- the rpmF gene encoding 50S ribosomal protein L32: MAVQQNKKSRSKRGMRRSHDSLSTAQLSVDATSGELHLRHNVTADGFYRGVKVINK; the protein is encoded by the coding sequence ATGGCTGTACAACAGAATAAAAAATCTCGTTCAAAGCGCGGAATGCGCCGTTCACATGATTCATTGAGCACTGCTCAATTATCTGTAGACGCAACTAGCGGTGAATTACATCTACGTCACAATGTGACTGCTGATGGTTTTTACCGCGGTGTAAAGGTTATCAACAAGTAA